Proteins from one Camelina sativa cultivar DH55 chromosome 8, Cs, whole genome shotgun sequence genomic window:
- the LOC104708422 gene encoding CDK5RAP3-like protein, giving the protein MPTQDDVQNLPIDITFSRLGEWLVDRKRIPADWRKKVGVIRVKILKEFSSLPKEIDPYFQTLDPEVIGYLEVKKIYEILLKTTPESRNIFGRLSGASGVWEAIVRAFEKDHIYLGEAAHIIIQNVNYEIPYLKKQVQKVQQQMAELDRKEADIKRSVALSATKYEDACRELGLQGNNVRRELLETATSLPSTFSKILEVINSDSVTGAMEYYSAYVKDVHTEKDKPLRIVLQSLKDIRDNPPSLSVLGVSEALDADNIQSSENANGTDTAADSIDWDITLDTAEIDWDVSMVEEVDSGNDLGSYEIVNASDIPENSPCKVEESQGPEVDVSEISWDVSVETPQVEEITDSALLESNQTQSADSTTQVLGSGGERSQLLDTEYRNKILDDLYEVKAFLNQRLIELRNEDTLSLQHHVQAVAPMVLQQYSPETIDPMVVDISMAISLLTNKKSRDLIMILNSKRFLDRLVSELEEKKHREVKLRESLKDVGRRRMELQNSLSSIWPKQEAALSKTRELKELCETSLSSMFDGRPVNIRGEINTLLNAGVSA; this is encoded by the exons atgccGACACAAGACGATGTTCAAAATCTTCCAATTGACATCACCTTCTCTCGTCTCGGAG aATGGTTGGTGGATCGGAAGAGAATTCCGGCGGATTGGAGGAAGAAGGTGGGTGTCATCAGAGTCAAAATCTTAAAAGAGTTCTCTTCTTTGCCTAAAGAGATCGATCCTTACTTTCAAACCCTAGATCCTGAAG TGATTGGTTACTTGGAGGTCAAAAAGATATATGAGATTCTCCTGAAGACGACTCCAGAGAGCCGCAACATCTTTGGTCGTCTTTCGGGTGCTTCT GGTGTTTGGGAAGCAATTGTTCGTGCGTTTGAAAAAGATCACATTTATCTTGGGGAGGCAGCTCACATTATAATTCAGAATGTCAATTACGAAAT CCCATATCTGAAAAAGCAAGTGCAAAAAGTTCAGCAACAAATGGCGGAACTTGATCGTAAAGAAGCTGATATCAAAAGGAGCGTTGCACTCTCAGCAACCAAATATGAGGATGCTTGCCGAGAGCTTGGATTGCAG GGAAACAACGTGAGGCGTGAACTTTTGGAGACTGCAACTTCGCTTCCTAGTACCTTTAGCAAGATTCTGGAAGTTATCAACAGTGACTCAGTAACAGGGGCAATGGAGTACTACTCCGCTTATGTTAAAGATGTTCATACTGAGAAAGAT AAGCCACTGAGGATCGTGTTACAAAGCTTGAAAGACATTCGTGATAACCCTCCATCTTTAAGCGTTTTGGGGGTCTCTGAAGCTCTTGACGCTGATAATATTCAGTCATCTGAGAATGCAAATGGTACAGACACAGCTGCAGACAGTATTGATTGGGATATTACACTTGATACTGCTGAGATAGATTGGGATGTCAGTATGGTAGAAGAAGTTGATAGTGGAAATGATCTAGGTTCATATGAAATTGTCAATGCCAGCGATATTCCTGAGAATTCTCCATGTAAAGTGGAAGAAAGCCAAGGCCCTGAGGTTGATGTTTCTGAGATTTCTTGGGATGTAAGTGTTGAAACACCTCAGGTAGAAGAAATAACTGATTCGGCTTTGCTAGAATCAAATCAGACACAGTCGGCAGATTCTACAACTCAAGTCTTAGGGAGTGGAGGAGAGAGGAGCCAGCTGTTGGACACAGAATATAGGAATAAGATCCTTGATGATTTGTATGAG GTCAAGGCATTTTTGAACCAACGTTTGATAGAACTGAGAAATGAAGACACTCTGTCTTTGCAACACCACGTGCAAGCAGTTGCCCCGATGGTTCTTCAGCAGTATTCTCCTGAAACCATTGACCCAATGGTAGTTGATATCTCCATGGCCATTTCATTGCTAACAAACAAGAAATCTCGGGATCTGATCATGATCCTCAACTCCAAAAG ATTCCTAGATAGGCTTGTTTCAGagctggaggagaagaagcaccGTGAAGTGAAGCTAAGAGAGAGCTTGAAAGATGTGGGTAGAAGACGCATGGAGCTGCAGAATTCACTCTCGTCTATATGGCCAAAACAG GAAGCTGCACTTTCGAAAACAAGAGAACTGAAGGAGCTTTGTGAGACAAGTCTCTCTTCCATGTTTGATGGAAGACCTGTGAATATAAGAGGAGAGATCAATACATTGTTGAACGCTGGAGTTTCTGCTTAG
- the LOC104708420 gene encoding protein STRUBBELIG-RECEPTOR FAMILY 2, with product MKTKQQSRYLATILLTVLLFVLAKANTDPLEVLALQDLYKSLSNPEQLRGWRLEGGDPCGETWMGVSCSGSSIVDLQLRELKLLGSLGNQLQHLHNLKTMDVSFNSLQGEIPFGLPPNATHINMACNNLTQSIPFSLPLLTSLQSLNLSHNSLSGPLGNVFSGLQIKEMDLSFNNLTGDLPSSFGTLMNLTSLYLQNNRLTGSVIYLADLPLADLNIEDNQFSGIIPSHFQSIPHLWIWGNKFHVEPNYKPWKFPLDVRPLIQNATGYPTTESSAIMNFPRPQTVVRKKKKGIGAGSTFLLVGGLALLGTFFALFAVRMSHRRAQNLAASHISNNSTAYSLPVSTGREYPVATEDNPQMRRVQPPTIPQLRHLPSPPVRIDKAVRRKSFSATCQYPSFAKLFSAAELQLATNSFSEENLLGEGPLGSVYRAILPDGQFAVVRNIPMSSLSLHEEEQFTEVLQIASKLRHPNIVTLLGFCIENGEHLLVYEYVGHLSLYNAMHDEVYKPLSWGLRLRIAIGVARALDYLHSSFCPPIAHSDLKATNILLDEELTPRIADCGLASLRPLTSNSVKLRASEIAIQNTGYIAPEHGQPGSSGTKSDTYALGVLLLELLTGRKAFDSSRPRGEQLLVKWASTRLHDRRSLEQMIDGGIAGTFSSRVASQYADIISLCTQVEKEFRPAVSEIVEALTALIQKQNKEASSSVADKTDPFSKSFCSTRTRFISSPTFSYLSS from the exons ATGAAAACCAAACAGCAATCGCGATACCTCGCTACGATTCTTCTCACGGTGCTTCTCTTTGTGCTAGCGAAGGCTAATACTGATCCGCTTGAAG ttttggCACTTCAAGATCTCTACAAATCCCTGAGCAATCCAGAGCAGCTGAGAGGATGGAGATTGGAGGGTGGAGATCCATGCGGAGAAACTTGGATGGGAGTTTCTTGTTCTGGTTCTTCTATTGTAGACCT ACAACTACGAGAGTTAAAGCTTTTGGGAAGCCTTGGAAACCAGCTTCAACATCTCCACAACTTGAAGACCAT GGATGTTAGCTTCAATAGCCTTCAAGGTGAAATTCCATTTGGCTTGCCTCCAAATGCTACTCATAT AAACATGGCTTGTAACAATCTGACCCAGAGTATCCCTTTCTCCTTACCTCTTTTGACATCTCTTCAGTCTCT GAATTTAAGCCATAATTCATTATCTGGACCTCTTGGAAATGTGTTTTCTGGcttacaaattaaagaaat GGATCTGTCATTCAATAACCTGACGGGAGATCTACCAAGCTCTTTTGGAACTCTGATGAATCTGACTTCACT GTACCTCCAGAACAACAGATTAACAGGATCAGTCATCTATCTCGCGGATCTTCCTTTAGCTGACCT GAATATCGAAGATAACCAGTTCAGTGGTATTATCCCAAGTCATTTTCAGTCCATTCCTCATCTGTG GATTTGGGGAAACAAGTTCCATGTAGAGCCCAACTATAAACCATGGAAGTTCCCTTTGGACGTTAGACCGTTGATACAAAATGCTACTGGCTATCCAACGACAGAATCGAGTGCCATTATGAACTTTCCCAGACCTCAGACGGTGgtcagaaagaagaagaaaggcatAGGAGCAGGAAGTACCTTTTTACTGGTTGGCGGATTAGCTTTGCTGGGAACTTTCTTTGCACTTTTTGCAGTCCGCATGAGTCATCGACGTGCACAAAACCTTGCTGCTAGTCACATAAGCAACAATAGCACAGCATACTCTCTTCCAGTCAGTACAGGCCGAG AGTATCCTGTCGCAACTGAAGATAACCCACAGATGAGAAGGGTCCAGCCACCGACAATTCCCCAGCTCAGACATTTACCTTCTCCACCTGTCAGAATCGATAAAGCTGTCAGAAGAAAAAGCTTCTCTGCTACATGTCAATATCCATCGTTCGCTAAGCTTTTCTCAGCTGCAGAGCTTCAACTGGCAACTAACAGTTTCAGTGAAGAAAATCTACTCGGAGAGGGTCCTCTTGGTTCTGTTTACAGAGCAATATTGCCTGATGGCCAA tTTGCAGTCGTGAGGAACATCCCAATGTCTTCGCTGTCTTTACATGAAGAGGAACAATTTACTGAAGTGCTCCAGATAGCCTCCAAACTAAGACACCCAAACATTGTGACACTTCTCGGTTTCTGCATTGAGAATGGGGAGCATCTTCTTGTCTATGAGTATGTTGGGCATTTGTCCTTGTACAATGCTATGCATGATGAGGTCTACAAGCCACTTTCCTGGGGATTGCGTCTCCGCATTGCTATTGGAGTTGCCCGAGCTCTGGA CTATTTGCACTCGTCGTTTTGCCCTCCTATAGCCCATAGCGATCTCAAAGCAACAAACATCTTACTAGACGAAGAACTTACACCTCGTATTGCTGATTGTGGGCTTGCTAGTTTAAGGCCACTTACAAGCAACAGTGTTAAACTTCGG GCTTCAGAGATAGCGATACAGAACACGGGCTACATAGCACCAGAACATGGTCAACCAGGAAGCAGTGGCACAAAGAGTGACACTTATGCACTGGGAGTGCTTCTCTTGGAACTGTTAACAGGAAGGAAAGCATTTGACAG CTCACGACCCCGAGGAGAACAGCTACTGGTGAAATGGGCATCAACCAGACTTCATGACAGGCGAAGCTTAGAGCAGATGATTGATGGAGGCATAGCCGGCACATTTTCTTCAAGAGTCGCCTCACAATACGCAGACATTATCTCCCTATGCACTCAG GTAGAGAAAGAGTTCAGACCAGCGGTTTCAGAAATAGTGGAAGCACTCACTGCACTGATACAGAAACAGAACAAGGAAGCAAGCAGTAGTGTAGCAGACAAGACTGACCCTTTTAGTAAATCTTTCTGCTCAACACGCACACGCTTCATCTCCTCACCTACCTTCAGCTACCTCTCCTCTTGA
- the LOC104708423 gene encoding transcription termination factor MTEF18, mitochondrial-like, with amino-acid sequence MSLIRNPRFTSLLNWVSQAIIKPRVSGNPRSFGTQRTTLVDAELCGEKWGVRNRNEIRRMAQVAMFDYFYQTRGLQFLVAESMSKNAPVFNDNLLRKLDGCDVDDDEDEIVRSITRFLLFHPVNEFEPFLESLGLKPSEFSHLVPCDKMFLNEDAFLLENYHVFWNYGIGREKMGKIFKEAREVFGFETGVLASKIKAYEEDLGFSRLFLSKLIVCSPSILIGNMDVELTKVMEMLKAIGFGVDWVTENLSEEVSYDWSSMHRCLSFLRDICVDENELNELIRKRPGLIFEDSGEWTLILAGFETKLGSSRSKLCSLFQKLPQSQSLGKCLINLRHCFLFLQDIEMEADEISKIFRLHSSWLGVTRLKQTSTLLLNLKGGKRRLCQVIQENPEEMKKWVMGLRVQPLPDTSCKVDSKSKRMKTQFLLDLGYKENSEDMERAHKSFRGKGSELRERFNVLVSLGFTEEVVKDMVKACPSILTQASDIIESKVNYLVNELGYPLSTLVTFPTCLKYTLQRMKLRYTMFSWLQARGKADPKLALSTILVCSDKFFDTRFVNRHPDGPKHLEDLKKLLLCQ; translated from the coding sequence ATGTCTCTTATACGAAACCCTAGATTCACTAGCCTTCTCAATTGGGTATCACAAGCTATTATTAAACCCCGAGTTTCAGGAAACCCTAGATCTTTCGGCACACAGAGAACAACACTAGTCGATGCTGAGCTTTGCGGAGAGAAGTGGGGAGTTAGGAATCGAAACGAGATTCGTAGGATGGCACAGGTTGCGATGTTTGATTACTTTTACCAAACGAGGGGTTTGCAGTTTCTGGTTGCTGAGAGTATGAGTAAGAACGCTCCTGTGTTTAATGATAATCtattgaggaagctagatggttgtgatgttgatgatgatgaggatgagatAGTTCGATCCATTACAAGGTTTCTATTGTTTCATCCTGTAAACGAGTTTGAGCCGTTTTTAGAGAGTTTAGGTTTGAAGCCGTCAGAGTTTAGTCATTTGGTTCCTTGTGATAAGATGTTCTTGAATGAAGATGCTTTTCTTCTGGAGAATTATCATGTCTTTTGGAACTATGGAATTGGTAGGGAGAAGATGGGGAAGATCTTTAAGGAAGCTAGGGAAGTTTTCGGGTTTGAAACTGGGGTTTTGGCTTCCAAGATTAAGGCTTATGAGGAGGATTTGGGGTTTAGTAGGTTGTTTCTGTCGAAACTTATTGTTTGTAGTCCTAGTATCTTGATTGGGAACATGGATGTTGAGCTGACTAAAGTTATGGAGATGCTGAAAGCTATTGGTTTTGGTGTTGATTGGGTAACAGAGAACTTGTCAGAGGAGGTTTCTTATGACTGGAGTTCTATGCATAGGTGTCTAAGTTTTCTTAGAGATATCTGTGTCGATGAGAATGAGCTAAATGAATTAATCAGGAAGCGGCCAGGTCTGATTTTTGAGGATTCAGGGGAGTGGACACTGATACTAGCTGGGTTTGAAACAAAACTAGGGTCATCCAGAAGTAAACTCTGTTCCTTGTTTCAGAAACTCCCTCAGAGCCAGAGTTTAGGGAAATGTTTGATTAATCTAAGACATTGCTTCTTGTTCCTGCAAGATATTGAGATGGAGGCTGATGAGATTAGCAAGATCTTCCGTTTGCACTCTTCGTGGCTTGGTGTAACTCGTTTGAAGCAAACCAGTACCTTACTTCTCAATTTGAAAGGTGGGAAAAGGCGGCTTTGTCAGGTCATTCAAGAAAATCCTGAAGAGATGAAAAAATGGGTTATGGGGTTAAGAGTGCAGCCGTTACCAGATACTAGCTGCAAGGTAGACTCAAAGTCGAAAAGAATGAAGACCCAGTTCTTGTTAGACCTCGGATACAAAGAAAACTCAGAGGACATGGAGAGAGCACACAAGAGTTTCCGTGGCAAAGGATCTGAACTCCGTGAGAGATTTAATGTCCTTGTGAGTTTGGGTTTTACCGAGGAAGTTGTTAAAGATATGGTGAAAGCATGTCCTAGTATCCTCACTCAGGCAAGTGATATCATAGAATCAAAGGTTAACTACCTTGTAAACGAATTAGGTTATCCGCTTTCCACTTTGGTCACTTTCCCAACATGTCTCAAGTATACTCTTCAGCGGATGAAGCTTCGATATACAATGTTCTCTTGGCTTCAAGCTCGAGGCAAGGCAGACCCAAAGCTTGCACTAAGTACTATACTTGTGTGCTCGGACAAGTTCTTTGACACTAGATTTGTAAACCGTCACCCTGATGGGCCTAAGCATTTGGAAGACCTGAAGAAACTGCTTCTATGTCAGTAG
- the LOC109126006 gene encoding transcription termination factor MTEF18, mitochondrial-like: protein MKLTRNPSGFASLIKWVSQISQETHFKPLFPGTGFLLRHTQNPRSFATVNEVSSEKSSVRKTQNGLRITPTIRKLAEEAMLDYFYSTRGLQYMVAESMSKNSPLFVDNLLKKVDCVTPSDINQSITKYLRFHPVNEFEPFLESSGLMPTEYNHLVPCDKVFLDEEGFLLENHHVLCYSGVDPKKIGKIFKEAREVFGYETGVLASKIKAYEDLGFSRAFLTKLIVCSPRILVGNMNLELVKVLETLKAMGFDSDWVMENLSEEAPCEWSSVYRVLSLLRGICFDEDELCGLIRKCPRLIFENSGKWTVVLVGFETKLGSSRSELSSLFQKFQQIQVEKCVSNIRNCFLFLQEIEMEDDEIHKVFRSHSWWLGSCRLKKTSSLLVNLKTGKARLCQVIQDNPEEMKKWTMGSKIQPLPATDEKTESKSMKTQFLCYLGYKENSKEMEKALERFCGRGSELRERFNVLVSLGFKVKDAKEMVKASPKILSQAFDVLESKVNYLVKELGYPLSTLVDFPSCLKFTLQRMKLRFAMFSWLQARGKVGPKIKVSTMLACSDKIFVSFFVNRHPDGSKHLEDLKKLHPS, encoded by the coding sequence ATGAAACTCACGCGAAACCCTAGTGGATTCGCGTCTCTTATCAAATGGGTAtcacaaatctctcaagaaaccCACTTTAAACCCCTGTTTCCCGGAACTGGGTTCCTCCTCCGTCATACCCAAAACCCTAGATCCTTCGCCACCGTTAACGAAGTCTCCAGCGAGAAATCGAGTGTGAGGAAAACCCAAAACGGGCTTCGAATCACTCCCACTATTCGTAAATTGGCTGAGGAAGCAATGTTGGATTACTTTTATTCCACTAGGGGTTTACAGTACATGGTCGCTGAGAGTATGAGTAAGAACAGTCCTCTTTTTGTTGATAACCTTTTGAAGAAGGTTGACTGTGTTACCCCTTCTGATATTAACCAATCTATCACTAAGTATCTACGTTTTCACCCTGTCAATGAGTTTGAGCCTTTCCTTGAGAGTTCAGGTTTGATGCCCACAGAGTATAATCATCTGGTTCCTTGTGATAAGGTCTTCTTGGATGAAGAAGGTTTTTTGTTAGAgaatcatcatgttttgtgttaTAGTGGAGTTGATCCTAAGAAGATTGGGAAGATTTTCAAAGAAGCTAGGGAGGTTTTTGGGTATGAGACTGGGGTTTTAGCTTCTAAGATTAAGGCTTATGAGGATTTGGGGTTTAGTAGGGCTTTTCTAACGAAGCTTATCGTTTGTAGCCCGAGGATTCTGGTTGGGAATATGAATCTTGAACTGGTTAAGGTCTTGGAGACGCTGAAAGCTATGGGGTTTGACTCTGATTGGGTGATGGAGAATCTGTCAGAGGAAGCACCTTGTGAGTGGAGCTCTGTGTATCGTGTTTTAAGCTTGCTTAGAGGTATCTGTTTTGATGAGGATGAGCTATGTGGGTTGATCAGGAAGTGTCCAAGACttatttttgagaattcagGCAAATGGACTGTGGTTCTAGTTGGGTTTGAAACAAAACTTGGGTCATCTAGAAGTGAACTATCTTCGTTGTTTCAGAAGTTTCAGCAGATTCAAGTGGAGAAATGTGTTTCGAATATAAGGAACTGCTTCTTGTTCCTGCAAGAAATCGAGATGGAAGATGATGAGATTCATAAGGTGTTCCGGTCTCACTCCTGGTGGCTTGGTTCATGTAGGTTAAAAAAAACCAGTAGCTTGCTTGTAAATTTGAAGACTGGGAAAGCCCGTTTGTGCCAGGTCATTCAAGATAACCCAGAGGAGATGAAGAAATGGACAATGGGGTCAAAAATCCAACCGTTACCAGCCACGGACGAAAAAACAGAGTCGAAATCAATGAAGACTCAGTTTTTGTGTTACCTCGGGTACAAGGAAAACTCAAAGGAAATGGAGAAAGCACTCGAGAGGTTCTGCGGCAGAGGATCTGAACTCCGAGAGAGATTTAACGTACTTGTGAGTTTGGGTTTCAAAGTGAAAGACGCCAAAGAAATGGTGAAAGCATCTCCTAAAATCCTCTCACAAGCATTTGATGTCCTGGAATCAAAAGTTAACTACCTTGTTAAAGAATTAGGTTATCCGCTTTCGACTTTGGTTGATTTCCCTTCATGTTTAAAGTTCACTCTTCAACGGATGAAGCTCAGATTTGCAATGTTCTCTTGGCTTCAAGCTCGAGGCAAAGTTGGTCCGAAGATCAAAGTTAGTACTATGCTCGCTTGCTCTGACAAAATTTTCGTCAGTTTCTTCGTAAACCGTCACCCCGATGGGTCTAAGCATTTAGAAGACTTGAAGAAGCTGCACCCGAGTTGA
- the LOC104708424 gene encoding myb family transcription factor PHL5-like isoform X2 has protein sequence MDNINFEFSNASQGSQLQSQPQPPQPFNLQNLNNMIQYNQPSSPWTTETFSGFPPFDCSANQSFPLQCSSSKPYPSCFHPYHHQSSDHTSSLDQTVSMVPMLPLPDQYMKPLYQRSCAKDFAAANASSASYSLSFEASQDPQELCRRTYSNSNVTHLNFSSSHQPKQTHPKFPSHTSFSSHGGSVSPNCVNKTRIRWTQDLHEKFVECVNRLGGADKATPKAILKLMDSDGLTIFHVKSHLQYRIAKYMPESLEGKFEKRACGKELSQLDTKTGVQIKEALQLQLDVQRHLHEQLEIQRNLQLRIEEQGKQLKIMMEQQQKTKESLMKTPEAEASLSLPASDHTPDPPPPFLVQDNTESLMLTSYGDNQLQSKIS, from the exons atgGATAATATCAACTTTGAATTCTCAAACGCTTCACAAGGAAGCCAGCTACAGTCGCAGCCACAACCGCCTCAGCCgtttaatttacaaaacttgaATAATATGATTCAATACAATCAACCATCATCTCCATGGACTACCGAAACCTTCTCGGGTTTTCCTCCATTCGATTGCTCGGCCAATCAATCTTTCCCCTTACAATGTTCATCTTCGAAGCCCTACCCTTCCTGTTTTCATCCGTACCATCATCAATCTTCGGATCATACATCATCATTAGACCAAACCGTATCGATGGTTCCTATGCTGCCTCTTCCGGATCAATATATGAAGCCATTATATCAAAGATCATGCGCGAAAGATTTCGCTGCAGCAAATGCTTCATCAGCCTCATACTCGCTTTCTTTTGAAGCAAGTCAAGATCCACAA GAACTATGCAGGAGGACCTATAGTAATTCTAATGTAACACATCTTAATTTCTCATCATCGCATCAACCTAAACAAACTCATCCAAAATTTCCTTCTCATACTTCATTCTCATCCCATGGAGGGTCGGTGTCTCCTAACTGTGTGAACAAGACACGAATAAGATGGACTCAAGATCTTCATGAGAAGTTTGTAGAGTGCGTTAATCGCCTTGGTGGTGCTGATA AGGCAACGCCCAAGGCGATATTGAAGCTGATGGATTCTGATGGACTCACAATATTTCATGTTAAAAGCCACTTACAG TATAGGATTGCGAAATACATGCCTGAGTCTCTAGAAG GCAAGTTTGAGAAGAGAGCTTGTGGTAAAGAGCTGTCTCAGCTTGACACAAAAAC TGGAGTACAGATTAAAGAGGCACTCCAGCTTCAACTAGATGTTCAGAGGCATCTTCATGAGCAACTAGAG ATTCAACGAAACCTACAACTAAGAATTGAAGAACAAGGGAAACAGTTGAAAATAATgatggaacaacaacaaaaaacaaaagagagtcTAATGAAGACACCCGAAGCTGAAGCATCATTGTCTCTTCCCGCTTCCGATCACACTCCTGATCCTCCGCCACCTTTCTTGGTACAAGACAACACAGAATCCCTGATGCTAACAAGTTATGGAGACAATCAACTCCAGTCAAAgattagttga
- the LOC104708424 gene encoding myb family transcription factor PHL5-like isoform X1, producing MDNINFEFSNASQGSQLQSQPQPPQPFNLQNLNNMIQYNQPSSPWTTETFSGFPPFDCSANQSFPLQCSSSKPYPSCFHPYHHQSSDHTSSLDQTVSMVPMLPLPDQYMKPLYQRSCAKDFAAANASSASYSLSFEASQDPQELCRRTYSNSNVTHLNFSSSHQPKQTHPKFPSHTSFSSHGGSVSPNCVNKTRIRWTQDLHEKFVECVNRLGGADKATPKAILKLMDSDGLTIFHVKSHLQKYRIAKYMPESLEGKFEKRACGKELSQLDTKTGVQIKEALQLQLDVQRHLHEQLEIQRNLQLRIEEQGKQLKIMMEQQQKTKESLMKTPEAEASLSLPASDHTPDPPPPFLVQDNTESLMLTSYGDNQLQSKIS from the exons atgGATAATATCAACTTTGAATTCTCAAACGCTTCACAAGGAAGCCAGCTACAGTCGCAGCCACAACCGCCTCAGCCgtttaatttacaaaacttgaATAATATGATTCAATACAATCAACCATCATCTCCATGGACTACCGAAACCTTCTCGGGTTTTCCTCCATTCGATTGCTCGGCCAATCAATCTTTCCCCTTACAATGTTCATCTTCGAAGCCCTACCCTTCCTGTTTTCATCCGTACCATCATCAATCTTCGGATCATACATCATCATTAGACCAAACCGTATCGATGGTTCCTATGCTGCCTCTTCCGGATCAATATATGAAGCCATTATATCAAAGATCATGCGCGAAAGATTTCGCTGCAGCAAATGCTTCATCAGCCTCATACTCGCTTTCTTTTGAAGCAAGTCAAGATCCACAA GAACTATGCAGGAGGACCTATAGTAATTCTAATGTAACACATCTTAATTTCTCATCATCGCATCAACCTAAACAAACTCATCCAAAATTTCCTTCTCATACTTCATTCTCATCCCATGGAGGGTCGGTGTCTCCTAACTGTGTGAACAAGACACGAATAAGATGGACTCAAGATCTTCATGAGAAGTTTGTAGAGTGCGTTAATCGCCTTGGTGGTGCTGATA AGGCAACGCCCAAGGCGATATTGAAGCTGATGGATTCTGATGGACTCACAATATTTCATGTTAAAAGCCACTTACAG AAGTATAGGATTGCGAAATACATGCCTGAGTCTCTAGAAG GCAAGTTTGAGAAGAGAGCTTGTGGTAAAGAGCTGTCTCAGCTTGACACAAAAAC TGGAGTACAGATTAAAGAGGCACTCCAGCTTCAACTAGATGTTCAGAGGCATCTTCATGAGCAACTAGAG ATTCAACGAAACCTACAACTAAGAATTGAAGAACAAGGGAAACAGTTGAAAATAATgatggaacaacaacaaaaaacaaaagagagtcTAATGAAGACACCCGAAGCTGAAGCATCATTGTCTCTTCCCGCTTCCGATCACACTCCTGATCCTCCGCCACCTTTCTTGGTACAAGACAACACAGAATCCCTGATGCTAACAAGTTATGGAGACAATCAACTCCAGTCAAAgattagttga
- the LOC104708425 gene encoding uncharacterized protein LOC104708425: MALPLKSTSSMSSSQCSYSSSPNSTSMKLKSLIQTLIFSHVCRLIREISRASSILVRVLKKKQYNLLSVSSLRYPKRASKKQKSNILFGSFRLHYNFCSSHVVPVSALRRLPQELYLAHLQYDSTWESMYSTESMDFPDDFDDDDIQEPSQLTSYLRQLEDKVKDDKEEGKEMMMMNEIDKLADMFIANCHEKFMLEKVDSYRRSHEMLNRSS, from the coding sequence ATGGCACTGCCACTCAAATCAACATCTTCTATGTCTTCTTCTCAATGTTCATATTCATCATCACCAAACTCAACCTCCATGAAACTCAAATCCCTAATCCAAACTCTCATCTTTTCTCATGTTTGTCGACTAATCCGTGAAATCTCTAGAGCTTCATCCATTCTTGTTAGagtcttgaagaagaagcaatacAATCTCTTATCAGTGTCTTCTTTACGCTATCCAAAAAGAGCctccaagaaacaaaagagcaATATTTTGTTCGGTTCTTTCAGACTTCACTACAACTTTTGCTCCTCTCACGTAGTGCCTGTCTCTGCGCTAAGACGTCTCCCTCAAGAGCTCTACTTAGCTCATCTCCAGTACGACTCCACTTGGGAGTCAATGTATTCGACTGAATCAATGGATTTTCCcgatgattttgatgatgatgatattcaaGAACCATCTCAGCTTACTAGCTATCTAAGACAGCTAGAAGATAAGGTTAAAGACgacaaagaagaaggaaaagagatgatgatgatgaatgagatTGATAAATTGGCTGATATGTTTATAGCAAATTGTCATGAGAAGTTCATGTTGGAGAAGGTTGATTCGTATAGGAGATCCCACGAAATGCTGAACAGAAGCagttga